The Glycine soja cultivar W05 chromosome 9, ASM419377v2, whole genome shotgun sequence sequence TTCCTGAGAAATCTTTAGGCTCTCTATTTGCCTTTATCATCTCCGTTAACTCATCATATGTCAAAGCATTTGGATGTGTATGTGCATGCTTGTtaaaaatttcttcaaattttgaAGGTACAAACCTAAAAGATTTATCATAAAGTACACTATGTAAGAAAGATTTATCAATgacattgaaaataaatatgtaacacaaatgttttataattaattagatgaCTAAAATGAAAGCAATAAagatatgaaaaaagaaatatttgaacAACTACCTTCCTTCAGTATCGTAGACTCCAGTGTCACTGCCGTGTTTGCCGCGttggatatttttaatttcaattggaAAAAGTATAGATGGAAACTTTCCCTACACACCACGAGAACTTGATAAGTGCActttatttcaaaaacaaacgACTTATCAAAGAATACAAATTTTTTGagcaatttattttaattagtagtattttaaaaacaaacaagttATTGCATTAATAATTAGTTTATTACACTTATTATTTCTCTgtattacatttattattttatcacatagttttctatcttttttttctttctgctaCTCTctttattatacatttttttatacaaaatacaatTGTGTATGGTGTATAACTGTATATGCCTTTTGGTGTTTCTCGTTTTTTCTCGGGGTACAGGCCAATCTGTGGAAACAAATGCGTCAAAtaagtgaaaaatataattatcagacAATGTATTTAATTGCCACAATTTCTTTTTTGGGGATAATAACTTTTGGCAGAAGGATAAGATATTTTGTGTAACCTAAAAGAAGGATAAGATATTTTATGGGCATCCGTTTGTAAAATGTGATGGAATCAAATTTGTCACTCTACCGTTCATGATCAaatgtcttttctttttccttgtaTTTCACGATAAAATCAATCGTGACGGGAAACTGGAAAGTAgaggaaatttaatttaaataacatgtttaaatatatttttttccatacaatttagtgtttttaaatttttgttttacaaatttatatttttcattttagtacTAGTGaaatgtatttgttttatttttcatatttaaagaaCTTTAGATAGtgttttaaattgtaaaaaaatattttaaataatgaaaaaatgatagtatttttaaggatgaaatacaaaataaattaattttaccagaactaaaatgatttgttttatgaaaaaaataaaaaaatactaaattataacaacgaaaaagatatttaaatttaaataatacatcatttgacatttttttcctttttcgatTGAGTGAAATATCACTTCGGTGtgagttaattatattttaaaaggaaaatctaAAGAACATACtatttccattttttaaaaatatattatatgctACCATGTACGCCAGAAACCAACAAAAATtagattaattgaaaaataagagGAGAAATCACTCATACTAAAACAgacaaattaataatgtaaaaaaaaaaaaaaagagtttttatgGGGATAAAGAGAGTTACGGGACGAGTACTCTGACTGAGAAACACATTGATGAAAATAGCACCTCCAACGGACAGCAAAACCCCAGTCCCGATTTCACGCAACCCTGCACTTAGTCAAAAGGTAACCATAAAAACGACAAGAGCTTCCATAAAAACCAACTTGAttgttttctgatttttttaattgctcCCTTTCTTGCTTATAATAATAAGGTAGATAGTTAGTAATGTTgtgattcaaaaattaaatcttgATGACTTTTGGGTACAGGGCCAACCCAAAAATAAAGCGGCCAAGCCCTTACTTTAGGTCCAAAAAAAATCTTTActgctaatatatatatattaagcatACTATCAAGGGTCACGCAGTTCAGTGGTAACATTCCGCTATTATACATGAGATCTTGTGATTATCCTGCATGTACACAAAAcgtctcaaatatttttttttcttcgttttaCTCTCTCTCCTACatattaattgttattaattttaaataaaatataaataattttattaaatattttattagtttagaaaaaaaaaattcaaccaaaaaaCCTCATTTCAAAGCTCACTTTAGCTTACCAATCTTTTGGACAGGCCCTGCTTGGGTATAGAATAAATGGTATTGAGAATAAAATATCTATCTTGTACTTTTACCGTCTTCAAACAAAAATTGATCACCAATTTCAACAGAATTATTTGATATCaatattattatcataaaaaaaataatctgatttttttaatataaaaagaaatctgATAATCCAATCTGATAATTGAATCAAAGTTATAACTAAATTAAGACTCAACCAGATGTGCAACGAGACTTTAAGTTTAAGGTACatcttattta is a genomic window containing:
- the LOC114368915 gene encoding probable peroxygenase 5, yielding MASSPSSENKNLEGVAGGAGEKPIPLGENVLQKHAAFFDLNKDGVIYPWETFKGLREIGTGVLLSVGGAIFINVFLSQSTRPGKFPSILFPIEIKNIQRGKHGSDTGVYDTEGRFVPSKFEEIFNKHAHTHPNALTYDELTEMIKANREPKDFSGRIGSVVEWKILYKLAKDKSGLLQKETIRGVYDGSLFEQLKKQHSSGKEK